A window from Leptothermofonsia sichuanensis E412 encodes these proteins:
- a CDS encoding DUF4910 domain-containing protein, whose protein sequence is MGTANFSRAPNLNNLGDTLYQLIEELYPVRRSLTGHGNRKTLNLLNQYIPIELNEVKTGTQVFDWTIPKEWNVNTAYIKDSKGNLVVSLQDSSLHIVGYSVPIHQTIPLDELKKHLFTLPDYPEWIPYRTSYYQENWGFCLSHNQLLQMQDDIYEVCIDSSLEEGSLTYGEYYIQGQTLDEVLISCNICHPCMADENLSAIAVCTLLAKHLSSFSLRYSYRFLFTPATIGPITWLALNEKQTSHIKHGLVLTFLGDTKPFTYKKTRRGNAEIDRVLAHVLQESEKSYQIIDFFPYGYDERQFCSPGFNLAVGSLMRSQHGTFPEYHTSADNLDFIKPDNLAESFSICWAAIHTLENNRYYLNQCPKCEPQLGKRGLYQGLGSDGNQRAKEMAMLWILNFSDGEHSLLDISNKSGIEFDTIQRVARLLCEYNLLREVE, encoded by the coding sequence ATGGGCACTGCTAACTTTAGTCGAGCACCAAACTTGAATAACCTGGGCGATACCCTGTATCAACTCATTGAGGAATTATATCCAGTTAGGCGCAGCTTGACAGGGCACGGCAATCGAAAAACCCTTAATCTCCTCAATCAGTACATTCCAATAGAACTGAACGAAGTTAAAACTGGTACCCAGGTTTTTGACTGGACAATTCCCAAAGAGTGGAACGTCAATACTGCTTACATCAAGGATTCTAAGGGAAATCTGGTCGTTAGTCTGCAAGATTCTAGCTTGCACATTGTTGGTTACAGTGTGCCAATTCATCAGACAATACCACTTGATGAATTAAAAAAGCATTTGTTTACCCTACCAGATTATCCAGAGTGGATTCCTTATAGAACCTCTTATTATCAGGAGAATTGGGGATTTTGCTTAAGCCATAATCAACTCCTGCAAATGCAGGATGATATCTACGAGGTCTGTATTGATTCATCCCTTGAAGAGGGTAGCCTCACTTATGGGGAATATTACATTCAAGGTCAAACTCTGGATGAAGTCCTCATTTCCTGCAACATTTGCCATCCGTGTATGGCAGATGAAAATTTGTCAGCGATCGCAGTTTGCACTCTACTGGCTAAACACTTAAGTTCATTTTCTTTACGCTACTCCTATCGATTTTTATTCACACCTGCAACCATTGGACCTATTACCTGGCTTGCTTTGAATGAAAAACAAACCTCTCACATTAAGCATGGACTGGTTCTTACCTTCCTGGGGGACACAAAGCCCTTCACCTATAAAAAAACTCGCCGTGGGAATGCTGAAATCGACAGGGTTTTAGCGCATGTCTTGCAAGAATCTGAAAAAAGCTATCAAATTATTGACTTTTTCCCCTATGGGTACGACGAGAGACAGTTTTGCTCTCCCGGATTCAATCTTGCAGTGGGATCTCTAATGAGATCTCAGCATGGTACATTTCCTGAATATCACACATCTGCTGATAACTTAGATTTCATAAAACCTGATAATTTGGCAGAGTCATTCTCTATTTGTTGGGCAGCAATCCATACGTTAGAAAATAATCGATATTATCTTAATCAATGCCCAAAATGTGAACCTCAGCTTGGTAAAAGAGGTCTTTACCAGGGGCTTGGTAGTGATGGCAACCAAAGAGCTAAGGAAATGGCAATGCTGTGGATCTTGAATTTTTCAGATGGCGAACATAGTCTGCTAGATATTTCCAATAAATCTGGCATAGAATTCGATACAATTCAACGTGTCGCCAGGTTGCTATGTGAATACAACTTGTTAAGGGAGGTAGAGTAG
- a CDS encoding LemA family protein, which translates to MLVLIVAVIVVNAYNSLVTLRNRYKNAFSQIDVQLQRRYDLIPNLVETAKGYMKHERETLEAVISARNSAINASRRAAQFPGDPQAMQQLGAAEVALTGALDRLMVVSEAYPELKADQSMGRLMEELTSTENKVAFARQAFNDAVTLYNTRREVFPNNLIATQFNFAPADLLEEAAPEVRQAPRVSFS; encoded by the coding sequence ATGCTCGTACTGATCGTGGCTGTTATCGTCGTGAATGCCTACAACAGCCTCGTTACCCTGCGTAATCGCTACAAGAATGCCTTCAGCCAGATTGATGTTCAGCTACAACGCCGCTATGACCTGATTCCTAACCTGGTGGAAACTGCAAAGGGCTACATGAAACATGAGCGAGAAACCCTGGAAGCCGTCATTTCTGCCAGAAATTCAGCCATCAACGCCAGTCGCAGAGCCGCCCAGTTTCCGGGTGACCCCCAGGCAATGCAACAGTTGGGAGCAGCAGAAGTTGCCCTGACTGGAGCTTTAGACCGACTGATGGTGGTTTCAGAAGCCTATCCAGAACTGAAGGCGGATCAGAGCATGGGGCGGCTGATGGAAGAGCTGACTTCCACCGAAAACAAAGTTGCCTTCGCCCGACAGGCCTTCAACGATGCTGTTACCCTCTATAACACCAGGCGCGAAGTCTTTCCCAACAACCTGATTGCCACTCAGTTTAACTTTGCCCCAGCCGATCTGTTAGAAGAAGCCGCTCCCGAAGTCAGACAGGCTCCCAGGGTGTCATTTTCATAA
- a CDS encoding NAD-dependent epimerase/dehydratase family protein, giving the protein MVVDSSLQNQVGYSLYQFAGKKVLITGASGFVGSHLCQSLGTQGAIVHGVSRSLQSNDLSYLKWWQIDLGNITEVRELFSIVQPDVVYHLASVVTGRHKLDLVLPTFHGNLTSTVNLLTAATEFGGCHRIVLASSLEEPELQEAGAIPHSPYGAAKWASSSYGRMFHSLYKTPVAIARLFMIYGPAQPDINKLIPYMTLSLLQGKAPKVSSGRREIDWIYIDDVIEGLLALVRVPNVEGCTVDLGSGTFVSIRSIAEQLVQLLNSEIKPLYGALPDRPPEPIRFANVAHTYKTLGWKPKTSLEDGLRHTIAWYKEYLSKSLV; this is encoded by the coding sequence ATGGTGGTTGATAGCTCTCTACAAAATCAAGTTGGTTATTCACTTTATCAATTTGCTGGTAAGAAAGTATTAATTACAGGTGCTAGTGGATTTGTTGGCTCCCACCTGTGTCAAAGCCTGGGTACTCAAGGAGCAATCGTTCATGGGGTTTCTCGTAGCCTTCAAAGCAATGACCTAAGTTATCTAAAGTGGTGGCAGATTGATTTAGGAAACATTACAGAGGTTCGTGAACTCTTTTCCATTGTTCAGCCGGATGTGGTCTATCATCTGGCAAGCGTTGTAACAGGAAGACATAAACTGGATCTGGTATTGCCAACTTTTCATGGTAACTTGACCAGCACCGTCAATTTGCTGACCGCAGCAACCGAATTTGGGGGTTGTCATCGTATTGTTCTGGCGAGTTCTTTAGAAGAACCTGAGTTGCAGGAAGCGGGAGCTATTCCCCACTCTCCCTATGGGGCTGCAAAGTGGGCCAGTAGCTCCTATGGCAGAATGTTCCATTCCCTTTATAAAACGCCAGTAGCGATCGCACGGCTGTTCATGATTTATGGACCTGCTCAGCCAGATATCAATAAATTAATTCCGTATATGACACTTTCCCTGCTTCAGGGAAAAGCTCCAAAAGTATCAAGCGGTAGACGGGAAATCGATTGGATTTATATTGACGATGTCATTGAAGGGCTACTAGCCTTAGTACGAGTACCCAATGTAGAAGGTTGCACAGTTGATTTAGGTTCAGGGACATTTGTTTCTATCCGTTCTATCGCAGAACAACTGGTCCAACTGCTGAATTCTGAAATTAAACCTCTTTATGGCGCTTTACCCGATCGGCCTCCTGAACCAATCAGATTTGCAAATGTTGCTCATACTTACAAAACTCTGGGGTGGAAGCCTAAAACCTCTCTAGAAGATGGGCTTAGACATACTATTGCCTGGTACAAAGAGTACTTATCTAAATCCTTAGTATAG
- a CDS encoding esterase-like activity of phytase family protein, protein MSDRNLKFPIWLLAGLIALSTLLNGCDLPQVSAEDRLFLNLSLDFLDEYRLPETKFATTPVGGLSGITYDRQRDRFYAISDDRSQLAPARFYTLKVTLDSATPEAPKIRQVEIENVTFIADEDGKPFPKGTVDPEGIALSPAGTVFISSEGVSDSRIPPFVREFDLQTGQMKRNLLIPERYNPVFEEDRQIQGVRNNLGFESLTLSPGGYGKATLEPYRLFTATESALVQDNDLGDAGQGATKNRMLHYVVEDSRALILSGHLYPMEAPPEGAMYHGLTELLAVDQGGHFLSLERSFGENGFTAKLFQLATGGANDISAIASLQGNPRGIQSIYKQLVLDLTTIGIKLDNLEGMTLGPRLPDGSQSLILISDNNFNPQQVTQLLLFRIRGLG, encoded by the coding sequence GTGAGTGATCGCAACCTCAAATTTCCTATCTGGCTTCTGGCTGGTTTGATTGCCCTATCCACACTGCTAAATGGCTGTGATCTGCCGCAGGTCAGTGCCGAAGACCGATTATTCCTGAACCTGTCACTGGATTTTCTGGACGAGTATCGGCTTCCAGAAACCAAATTCGCAACCACTCCCGTCGGTGGATTGTCAGGAATAACCTACGACCGGCAGCGTGATCGCTTCTATGCCATTTCAGACGATCGCAGTCAACTGGCTCCTGCCCGTTTCTATACCCTCAAAGTCACGCTTGACTCTGCCACTCCAGAAGCCCCCAAAATCCGCCAGGTTGAGATTGAAAATGTCACCTTTATTGCCGATGAAGACGGCAAGCCTTTTCCGAAGGGAACAGTTGACCCAGAAGGGATTGCCCTCTCTCCAGCGGGCACCGTGTTTATCTCCAGTGAAGGGGTTTCTGACAGCCGCATTCCCCCCTTTGTCAGGGAATTTGACCTGCAAACGGGCCAGATGAAACGCAATTTACTGATTCCTGAGCGCTACAATCCTGTGTTTGAAGAAGACCGTCAGATCCAGGGAGTGCGCAACAACCTGGGGTTTGAGTCCCTCACCCTCAGCCCTGGAGGGTATGGCAAAGCAACCCTGGAACCCTATCGTCTATTCACAGCGACGGAATCTGCCCTGGTACAGGACAACGATCTGGGTGATGCTGGACAGGGAGCCACCAAAAATCGAATGTTGCATTACGTGGTCGAAGATAGCAGAGCGTTAATTCTCTCGGGACACCTCTACCCGATGGAAGCACCGCCGGAAGGCGCGATGTATCACGGTTTGACCGAGCTACTGGCGGTTGATCAGGGGGGCCATTTTCTCAGCCTGGAACGCTCTTTTGGGGAAAATGGGTTTACAGCCAAACTATTTCAACTGGCAACCGGTGGGGCAAACGATATTTCTGCGATCGCCAGCCTGCAAGGAAATCCCCGCGGTATCCAATCCATTTACAAACAACTTGTCCTGGACCTGACGACAATCGGAATCAAACTCGACAACCTGGAAGGCATGACCCTGGGACCACGCCTGCCCGACGGCAGCCAGAGTCTGATTCTGATTAGCGATAATAACTTTAACCCCCAGCAGGTAACCCAACTGTTGTTGTTTCGCATCAGGGGGCTGGGGTGA
- a CDS encoding M48 family metallopeptidase, translating into MNFFEHQDQARQNTQWLIGLFAFSVFCIILMLYGVVLCGTSGIATGAKLWQPDLFILVAIPTLVLIGCGSLYKLAVLSRGGGLIAQEMGGRLVPPDTVDPAETRLLHVVEEMAIAAGISVPAVYVMDGENGINAFAAGFTPNDAVIGVTRGCIETLNRDELQGVIGHEFSHILNGDMALNLRLIGVLNGILLIYILGRITLQASGSSRDREGAGTLLFGLALIVIGSVGLFFGRLIKAAVSRQREFLADASAVQFTRNPTGIANALRKIATHSHRSLVRSPYAEENSHLFFGSALRFDFFGNLFATHPPLEERINRLDAGSKYKTHTSSSNSTSPRSQTGDSLVAGFAGAEFTGARFAGADTVPPATGTTIKIKPEQVINQVGTVSPEHYAYAHTLISQLPEALQQGIRERQSAIAIVYGLLLDTQNPQIRQQQMEWLRQVESPDLVDKTLHLAGHIDSLDAKVRLPLLDLTVPALRQGSADDCKRLFKCIHGLAGADGRWTLAEFALRSVLWHRLQPCLRPEGNQKTPYTTLGQVWTDCLLLLSALAQVGQTEQAAIHYAFRSGVYRLPGVSQQSMPAAPPACNFRDLQLSLERLTLASPKLKQSIVDACAHTVLLDNEVTIQEAELMRAIAIALDCPLPPFLGKG; encoded by the coding sequence ATGAACTTTTTTGAGCATCAAGACCAGGCACGTCAAAATACCCAATGGTTGATTGGGTTGTTTGCCTTTTCGGTCTTTTGTATCATTCTCATGCTTTATGGCGTTGTCCTGTGCGGGACCAGCGGGATTGCCACTGGAGCAAAGCTCTGGCAGCCGGATCTATTTATTCTGGTTGCCATTCCTACTCTGGTGCTGATTGGTTGCGGTAGCCTTTATAAGCTGGCGGTGTTGAGTCGTGGGGGTGGGTTGATTGCTCAAGAAATGGGGGGGCGATTGGTGCCCCCCGATACGGTTGACCCGGCAGAAACTCGACTATTGCATGTGGTGGAGGAAATGGCGATCGCCGCTGGTATCTCGGTTCCGGCGGTTTATGTGATGGATGGAGAAAATGGTATTAATGCGTTTGCGGCTGGGTTTACGCCCAATGATGCGGTCATTGGTGTCACCCGTGGCTGTATTGAAACTCTGAATCGGGATGAACTGCAAGGTGTAATTGGGCATGAGTTTAGCCATATCTTGAATGGGGATATGGCATTGAACTTACGGCTGATTGGGGTTCTGAATGGAATTCTCCTGATCTACATTCTGGGTCGAATTACGCTCCAGGCGAGTGGGAGTAGCCGCGATCGCGAAGGCGCTGGAACGTTACTGTTTGGGCTGGCACTGATTGTGATTGGGAGTGTGGGGCTGTTTTTTGGCCGGTTGATTAAAGCAGCGGTTTCCCGTCAGCGTGAGTTTTTAGCGGATGCTTCCGCTGTGCAGTTCACCCGCAACCCAACAGGAATCGCAAATGCCTTGCGCAAAATTGCCACGCACTCTCATCGCTCCCTGGTGCGATCGCCCTATGCTGAAGAGAACAGCCACCTCTTCTTTGGCAGCGCGCTCCGGTTTGATTTTTTTGGCAATCTGTTTGCCACCCACCCACCATTGGAGGAACGCATCAATCGCCTGGATGCTGGCAGCAAATACAAGACTCATACTTCCAGTTCCAATTCCACCAGTCCCCGGTCCCAAACTGGGGATTCGCTGGTTGCAGGATTTGCTGGAGCAGAATTTACGGGAGCAAGATTTGCTGGTGCAGACACAGTTCCACCCGCCACGGGGACCACAATCAAGATCAAGCCAGAACAGGTCATCAACCAGGTTGGAACCGTTTCCCCCGAGCACTATGCCTATGCCCACACGCTGATCAGCCAATTGCCAGAAGCGTTGCAACAGGGAATTCGAGAGCGGCAGAGTGCGATCGCGATTGTCTATGGCCTGCTCCTGGACACCCAGAACCCCCAGATTCGCCAACAGCAGATGGAATGGTTGCGTCAGGTGGAGTCGCCTGACCTTGTAGACAAAACACTCCACCTGGCTGGTCATATTGACTCCCTGGATGCCAAGGTCCGCCTCCCCTTGCTCGACCTGACTGTGCCAGCCCTGCGGCAGGGGTCTGCCGATGACTGTAAGCGCTTATTCAAATGCATTCATGGCCTGGCAGGAGCCGATGGCCGCTGGACCCTTGCCGAGTTTGCCCTGCGTTCTGTCCTCTGGCATCGCTTACAACCCTGCCTCCGTCCTGAGGGCAATCAAAAGACGCCGTACACCACTCTGGGACAGGTCTGGACCGACTGTTTGTTATTGCTGTCCGCCCTGGCCCAGGTGGGGCAGACAGAACAGGCTGCTATACATTACGCCTTTCGCTCAGGGGTTTATCGCCTTCCAGGAGTCAGTCAACAGTCCATGCCCGCCGCCCCCCCCGCCTGCAACTTCAGGGACCTGCAACTCAGCCTGGAGCGGTTGACTCTCGCCTCTCCCAAATTGAAACAGTCCATTGTTGATGCCTGTGCTCATACGGTGCTGCTGGATAATGAAGTCACGATTCAAGAAGCAGAACTCATGCGGGCGATCGCCATTGCCTTGGACTGTCCCCTGCCACCCTTTCTGGGTAAAGGCTAG
- the rfbG gene encoding CDP-glucose 4,6-dehydratase has protein sequence MNSDFWQGKRVLLTGHTGFKGSWLSLWLQAVGAELLGYALQPPTNPGLFEVARVAEGMTSVIGDVCNYTHLHQVMADFRPEIVLHLAAQSVVRTSYVDPVSNYNTNVMGTVHLFEAIRQVGGVRVVVNVTSDKCYDNREWVWGYRENDPLGGYDPYSSSKACAELVTAAYRNSFFHPADYAGHGVAIATARAGNVIGGGDWTPDGLVSDIVQALLQQRPVLIRNPYATRPWQHVLDALNGYLTLAEKLYHNGPAFAEAWNFGPYESDIKPVGWLVDQLLSLWGNGATWEQDQAHQPHEANSLSLDCAKARLKLGWKPKISLEQGLEQIITWTRAYQSGADMQQVTLAAINRLTTFNE, from the coding sequence GTGAATTCCGATTTCTGGCAAGGCAAGCGCGTACTGCTGACAGGACATACCGGTTTTAAGGGAAGCTGGTTGTCTTTATGGCTGCAAGCAGTCGGGGCTGAATTGTTGGGGTACGCCCTCCAACCTCCAACCAATCCAGGTTTATTTGAGGTTGCTCGTGTGGCTGAGGGCATGACTTCGGTCATTGGCGATGTCTGTAATTACACTCACCTGCATCAGGTGATGGCTGACTTTCGCCCCGAGATTGTGTTGCACCTGGCGGCTCAATCGGTGGTACGGACCTCCTATGTTGATCCGGTGTCGAACTATAATACCAACGTCATGGGCACGGTTCATCTGTTCGAAGCAATCCGCCAGGTAGGTGGAGTTCGCGTCGTGGTGAATGTTACCTCTGACAAGTGCTACGACAACCGGGAGTGGGTCTGGGGTTATCGGGAAAACGATCCCCTCGGCGGCTATGACCCCTACAGCAGTAGTAAAGCCTGTGCCGAGTTAGTGACTGCGGCCTATCGCAACTCATTTTTCCATCCGGCGGATTATGCCGGGCATGGGGTGGCGATCGCCACCGCCCGGGCAGGTAACGTCATTGGTGGTGGGGACTGGACGCCCGATGGTCTGGTTTCGGATATCGTTCAGGCACTGTTGCAACAGCGCCCCGTGTTGATTCGCAATCCCTACGCCACCCGTCCCTGGCAGCATGTGCTGGATGCCCTCAACGGCTACCTGACGCTGGCAGAGAAGCTCTATCACAACGGTCCAGCCTTTGCAGAAGCCTGGAACTTTGGTCCCTACGAGTCGGATATTAAACCCGTGGGTTGGTTAGTGGATCAATTGCTATCTCTCTGGGGCAATGGTGCCACCTGGGAACAGGACCAGGCTCACCAGCCCCATGAGGCAAACTCCCTCAGCCTGGATTGCGCCAAAGCCCGGCTGAAATTGGGTTGGAAACCCAAGATCTCGCTGGAGCAGGGCCTGGAGCAGATCATCACCTGGACCAGAGCTTACCAGTCCGGGGCTGATATGCAGCAGGTCACCCTGGCTGCCATCAATCGGCTCACAACATTCAATGAATGA
- a CDS encoding protoporphyrinogen/coproporphyrinogen oxidase, which yields MKVVVLGSGMAGFGAVHRLHSEGIQSCTYDQHPYYGGHTASHTSANGFTFDEGPHVSFTKIERLQKLLAENVNHQYETLKTYINNYWKGYWIKHPAQCNLYGLPTDLVVDILRDFIHAQNNDYGEINNYEDWLKASFGKTFAETFPMEYTLKYWTTSASNMSTEWVGPRLYQPKLEEVLRGALAPPPPDAEDIHYVTHFRYPSRGGFVSYLAPFAKQTDLRLGHELVKFDPNSRELHFANGVVDTCDHLISSIPLPELIPMISGTPTDVLEAAQLLACTSVVLVNLGVNRADLIDANWTYFYDRDIIFPRISTPHLQSPNNVPPGTGSIQVEVYFSKKYRPLDRLPEDYIQPVINDLQRCGILREDDEILFRNAMLVPYANVIFDLDRAKALSIVHGYLDDIGVNYCGRFGDWGYLWTDDSFISGENAAQKVLDSPK from the coding sequence GTGAAAGTTGTAGTGTTAGGTTCAGGAATGGCTGGTTTTGGGGCGGTTCATCGCCTCCATTCTGAAGGAATTCAGTCGTGTACTTATGACCAGCACCCCTATTATGGTGGTCATACAGCGTCTCATACATCTGCTAATGGGTTCACTTTTGATGAAGGTCCCCATGTTTCATTCACCAAAATCGAGCGCCTTCAGAAACTACTGGCTGAAAATGTCAATCACCAATATGAAACCTTAAAAACTTATATTAATAACTATTGGAAAGGTTATTGGATTAAGCATCCTGCTCAATGCAACCTTTATGGCCTGCCCACTGATCTGGTTGTGGATATTCTGCGAGACTTTATCCATGCCCAGAACAATGATTATGGGGAAATCAACAACTATGAAGATTGGCTGAAAGCCTCTTTTGGAAAGACATTTGCTGAAACCTTTCCAATGGAATATACCCTGAAGTACTGGACAACCTCAGCCAGTAACATGAGTACAGAATGGGTTGGTCCAAGATTATATCAACCAAAGTTAGAAGAAGTATTGCGAGGAGCTTTAGCTCCACCACCTCCAGATGCTGAAGATATTCACTATGTAACCCACTTTCGCTATCCATCCCGTGGTGGTTTTGTATCATATCTTGCTCCATTCGCAAAGCAGACAGATTTGCGATTAGGGCATGAACTTGTGAAGTTTGACCCCAACAGTCGAGAACTTCACTTTGCCAATGGAGTAGTCGATACTTGTGATCACCTCATTTCTTCCATTCCTCTCCCTGAATTGATTCCTATGATTTCAGGGACTCCTACGGATGTTTTAGAAGCTGCACAGCTTCTGGCTTGCACATCTGTCGTCCTTGTCAATCTAGGGGTCAATCGTGCTGATTTAATTGATGCCAACTGGACCTACTTTTACGACAGAGACATTATCTTTCCACGAATCAGTACTCCTCATCTGCAATCTCCCAATAATGTTCCTCCAGGTACGGGAAGCATCCAGGTTGAAGTTTATTTTTCCAAAAAGTATCGCCCGTTAGATCGCCTGCCAGAAGACTACATTCAGCCCGTCATCAACGATCTTCAACGATGTGGGATTTTACGGGAAGATGATGAAATTTTATTCAGGAATGCCATGCTGGTTCCCTATGCCAATGTAATTTTTGATTTGGATCGTGCAAAGGCTCTCTCGATCGTTCATGGCTATCTGGATGATATTGGCGTGAACTACTGTGGACGTTTTGGTGATTGGGGTTATCTATGGACCGATGATTCATTCATCAGTGGAGAGAATGCAGCCCAAAAAGTTTTAGATAGTCCCAAGTGA
- a CDS encoding class I SAM-dependent methyltransferase → MIQQAETIKTTDKLTDKAPPCRFCGNPLHHTFVDLGMSPLCESFLSQEQLNQMEAFYPLHVRVCDHCFLVQLEAYVSPEHIFTEYAYFSSYADTWLKQCKAYTDQMVERFNLDETSQVVELASNDGYLLQYFVEKQIPCLGVEPATNIAKVAIARGVPTLNEFFGQECARKLVQQGKQADLVAANNVLAHVPDLNDFVAGIKILLKPQGVFTGEIQHLMRLMEANQFDTIYHEHFCYHTFTTLEKIFAAHGMTLFDVEELPTHGGSIRIYARHQDDVSKPISDRAIELKQREVQAGFTTLARYTNFDEQVRETKRKLLDFLIKVRREGKTIVGYGAPGKGNTLLNYCGIRTDFLDYTVDRNPYKHGKYLPGTHIPIYPPSKIHETKPDYVLILSWNFKDEIMEQMSGIREWGGQFVVPIPEVYVYS, encoded by the coding sequence ATGATTCAGCAGGCTGAAACGATAAAAACCACGGATAAATTAACCGATAAAGCCCCTCCCTGCCGGTTCTGCGGCAATCCCCTGCACCACACCTTTGTGGATCTGGGCATGTCCCCCCTCTGTGAGAGCTTTTTGAGCCAGGAACAACTCAATCAGATGGAGGCGTTTTATCCCCTCCATGTGCGGGTCTGTGATCATTGTTTCCTGGTTCAGTTGGAGGCATACGTCAGCCCAGAACATATCTTTACCGAGTATGCCTACTTTTCCTCCTATGCCGATACCTGGTTGAAGCAATGTAAGGCATATACTGATCAGATGGTTGAGCGGTTCAATCTCGATGAAACTAGCCAGGTGGTTGAACTTGCCAGTAATGATGGCTACCTGTTGCAATACTTTGTTGAAAAACAGATTCCCTGTCTGGGAGTGGAACCTGCAACCAATATTGCTAAAGTGGCGATCGCCAGAGGGGTTCCCACCCTGAATGAATTCTTTGGACAGGAATGCGCCCGCAAGCTGGTGCAACAGGGCAAGCAGGCCGATTTGGTAGCGGCAAATAATGTCCTGGCCCATGTCCCGGATCTGAATGATTTTGTGGCTGGCATCAAGATTTTGCTGAAGCCCCAGGGCGTGTTTACGGGGGAAATTCAACACCTGATGCGTCTGATGGAAGCGAATCAGTTCGACACCATCTATCACGAACATTTCTGCTACCACACCTTCACCACGCTGGAAAAAATCTTTGCTGCTCACGGCATGACCCTGTTCGATGTGGAAGAGTTACCCACCCACGGTGGCTCGATCCGCATCTATGCTCGTCATCAAGATGATGTCTCTAAACCGATTAGCGATCGCGCGATCGAACTGAAGCAGCGTGAAGTGCAAGCTGGTTTTACCACTCTCGCACGTTATACCAACTTTGATGAACAGGTGCGAGAAACCAAACGTAAGCTACTGGATTTTTTGATCAAAGTCAGGCGCGAAGGAAAGACCATTGTGGGGTATGGCGCACCCGGCAAGGGTAACACCCTCCTTAACTACTGCGGCATTCGCACGGACTTTCTGGACTACACGGTTGATCGCAACCCCTACAAACACGGCAAATATCTACCTGGAACCCACATTCCCATCTACCCCCCTAGCAAAATTCACGAGACAAAGCCCGATTACGTTCTCATCCTGTCCTGGAATTTCAAAGACGAAATCATGGAGCAGATGAGTGGCATCCGTGAGTGGGGCGGTCAGTTTGTTGTACCGATTCCTGAAGTTTACGTTTATTCATAG
- a CDS encoding chromophore lyase CpcT/CpeT, translating to MTHSTDIAALARLMAADFSNQAQAFENPPLYAHIRVCMRPLPPGFLSGVSLFLEQAYDFMLNDPYRVRVLNLFIKDGRIELENYKIREEEKFYGASRDLERLQTLQTDQLELMPGCNMHVEWTGNGFRGRVEPGRGCIVVRKDKTTYLDNEFIVNAEGLLSYDRGRDPETDELIWGSIAGPFQFVRWANFANEVKV from the coding sequence ATGACTCATTCAACCGATATTGCAGCCCTGGCTCGTCTGATGGCAGCAGATTTCAGTAATCAGGCGCAGGCATTTGAAAACCCTCCCCTGTATGCCCATATCCGGGTTTGTATGCGCCCTCTACCGCCGGGATTTCTCTCTGGGGTAAGCCTGTTTCTAGAACAGGCTTACGATTTTATGCTCAACGATCCTTATCGAGTCAGAGTACTCAACCTGTTCATTAAAGACGGACGGATTGAACTGGAAAATTATAAGATTCGGGAAGAAGAGAAGTTTTACGGTGCATCCCGTGATTTGGAGCGATTACAGACCCTTCAGACAGACCAGCTAGAGTTGATGCCCGGTTGCAACATGCATGTTGAATGGACTGGCAACGGTTTCAGGGGACGGGTAGAACCGGGTAGAGGCTGTATTGTGGTTCGTAAAGACAAAACAACTTATCTGGATAACGAATTCATTGTTAATGCGGAAGGACTCTTGAGCTACGATCGCGGACGGGATCCTGAAACGGATGAACTGATCTGGGGTTCTATTGCCGGTCCCTTCCAGTTTGTGCGTTGGGCAAATTTTGCGAATGAAGTAAAGGTCTAG